The following proteins come from a genomic window of Pyxidicoccus sp. MSG2:
- a CDS encoding PAS domain-containing sensor histidine kinase codes for MASPVPRPSSHVPDAEARLALAESLLACDAARPCAEAVVEWLVRHTQAGVAACLVREETGDRLTCLAARGLSEAQCDALEWEHDGGGHPLAEVLAHAAPRYFPAARAPLPALGNCFAVPLGRPGVAAVGLLLIPASGNALPPEVAWVAAHVGTTLARLVPSEGRLEAGTGLLRRIIDAVADPVLLTDLDGQPRIANARAEALLVAGPDASEGRRRAVEINRRVFSSALASGARGGAVGTRRREVPLVDPAEGMDLLFELISTPVHAPDGHEAVVSVLRNVTDLGRATQALGESYRRLRATEREARSERHRLDRVLDSVADPIILSDPSGGTVMLNGPAEKLFALPLDGGKAAQRRVRSNVATFSSFLANLVDGGAALRWRGQLSLEDPATGATIPVEAVASKVLGDNGELTGIVTLFHDRTEALEKARLLERVKEVSSQLEARVQVATAELAEQNEKLRRQAIQLEQASAAKSQFLANMSHEFRTPLNAILGYTNMLLQGVSGELSPAQKRNLTRIDSNGRHLLEVINEILDITRIEAGRMPLHLSDFGIPELLQEVIAELDPIIARSKLAVSTELGARLPPVHSDRQKVKQIVLNLLSNALKFTHEGSVTVLAEYVTATSTLAISVQDTGIGIDTAYQEKIFEDFQQVDSSPTRAYGGTGLGLSICRRLATMLGGRVTLQSAPGQGSTFTLHFPRRARRA; via the coding sequence TTGGCCTCTCCCGTTCCGCGCCCCTCCTCCCACGTGCCCGACGCCGAGGCCCGCCTCGCCCTGGCGGAGTCGCTGCTCGCCTGCGACGCGGCCCGGCCCTGCGCGGAGGCCGTGGTGGAGTGGCTCGTGCGCCACACCCAGGCAGGCGTGGCTGCATGCCTGGTGCGCGAGGAGACAGGGGACCGGCTGACGTGCCTCGCGGCACGGGGACTCTCCGAGGCGCAGTGCGACGCGCTGGAGTGGGAGCACGACGGGGGCGGCCACCCGCTGGCGGAGGTGCTCGCCCACGCGGCGCCGCGCTACTTCCCGGCCGCGCGCGCCCCCCTGCCGGCGCTGGGCAATTGCTTCGCGGTGCCGCTCGGCCGCCCGGGAGTCGCCGCGGTGGGGCTGCTGCTGATTCCGGCGAGCGGGAATGCGCTGCCACCCGAGGTGGCCTGGGTGGCCGCACACGTGGGGACCACACTGGCGCGGCTGGTGCCCTCGGAAGGGCGCCTGGAGGCCGGCACCGGGCTGCTCCGCCGCATCATCGACGCGGTGGCGGACCCGGTGCTGCTGACAGATTTGGACGGGCAGCCGCGCATCGCCAACGCGCGCGCGGAGGCGCTGCTGGTGGCCGGCCCCGACGCGAGCGAGGGACGCCGCCGCGCGGTGGAGATCAACCGGCGGGTGTTCTCCAGCGCGCTGGCCAGCGGCGCCAGGGGTGGGGCCGTCGGCACGCGCCGGCGCGAGGTGCCCCTGGTGGACCCGGCGGAGGGCATGGACCTGCTCTTCGAGCTCATCAGCACGCCCGTGCACGCGCCCGACGGCCACGAGGCCGTGGTGAGCGTGCTGCGCAACGTGACCGACCTGGGCCGCGCCACACAGGCGCTGGGCGAGAGCTACCGCCGCCTGCGGGCCACCGAGCGCGAGGCGCGCAGCGAGCGCCACCGGCTGGACCGGGTGCTGGACTCGGTGGCGGACCCCATCATCCTGTCGGACCCGTCCGGCGGCACGGTGATGCTGAACGGCCCGGCGGAGAAGCTCTTCGCCCTGCCGCTGGACGGGGGCAAGGCCGCGCAGCGCCGCGTGCGCTCCAACGTCGCGACGTTCTCCTCGTTCCTCGCCAACCTGGTGGATGGCGGCGCGGCCCTGCGCTGGCGCGGCCAGCTCAGCCTGGAGGACCCGGCCACCGGCGCCACCATTCCCGTGGAGGCGGTGGCGAGCAAGGTGCTCGGGGACAACGGCGAGCTGACGGGCATCGTCACGCTGTTCCATGACCGCACCGAGGCGCTGGAGAAGGCGCGCCTGCTGGAGCGGGTGAAGGAGGTCTCCAGCCAGTTGGAGGCGCGGGTGCAGGTGGCCACCGCGGAGCTGGCCGAGCAGAACGAGAAGCTGCGCCGGCAGGCGATTCAGCTGGAGCAGGCGAGCGCGGCCAAGTCGCAGTTCCTGGCCAACATGTCGCACGAGTTCCGCACGCCGCTCAACGCCATCCTCGGCTACACCAACATGCTGTTGCAGGGCGTGTCGGGAGAGCTGTCACCGGCGCAGAAGCGCAACCTCACGCGCATCGACTCGAACGGGCGCCACCTGCTGGAGGTCATCAACGAGATTCTCGACATCACCCGCATCGAAGCGGGGCGCATGCCGCTGCACCTGTCGGACTTCGGGATTCCGGAGCTCCTTCAGGAGGTCATCGCGGAGCTGGACCCCATCATCGCCCGCAGCAAGCTGGCGGTGAGCACGGAGCTGGGCGCGCGCCTGCCTCCGGTCCACAGTGACAGGCAGAAGGTGAAGCAGATTGTCCTCAACCTCCTGTCCAACGCGCTGAAGTTCACCCACGAGGGCTCGGTGACGGTGCTGGCCGAGTACGTCACGGCGACGTCCACGCTCGCCATCTCCGTGCAGGACACGGGGATTGGCATCGACACGGCGTACCAGGAAAAAATCTTCGAGGACTTCCAGCAGGTAGACAGTTCTCCGACGCGGGCCTATGGAGGAACGGGCCTGGGGCTGTCTATCTGCCGTCGACTGGCCACCATGCTCGGAGGGCGCGTCACCCTCCAGAGCGCTCCGGGCCAGGGCTCGACGTTCACCCTGCACTTTCCACGACGCGCGAGGCGCGCATGA
- a CDS encoding response regulator: protein MTNPSPTTKPLVLVVDDYQDAREMYAEYLEFSGFRVAEAKNGQEALDKAFELRPDIILMDLSLPIIDGWEATRRLKNDDRTRTIPVVALTGHAMTGQSDEAKGAGCDSFVTKPCLPDALVDEVRRVLATRGAARPG from the coding sequence ATGACCAATCCCTCTCCGACAACGAAGCCGCTCGTGCTGGTCGTCGACGACTACCAGGATGCGAGGGAGATGTACGCCGAGTACCTGGAGTTCTCGGGCTTTCGTGTGGCCGAGGCGAAGAACGGTCAGGAGGCGTTGGACAAGGCCTTCGAGCTGCGGCCGGACATCATCCTGATGGACCTGTCGCTGCCCATCATCGACGGGTGGGAGGCGACGCGGCGGCTGAAGAACGATGACCGCACGCGCACCATCCCCGTGGTGGCCCTCACCGGCCATGCGATGACGGGCCAGTCGGACGAGGCGAAGGGCGCGGGCTGCGACTCCTTCGTCACCAAGCCGTGCCTGCCGGACGCGCTGGTGGACGAGGTCCGCCGCGTGCTCGCCACGCGTGGAGCCGCCCGGCCAGGGTGA
- a CDS encoding GvpL/GvpF family gas vesicle protein produces MKTPVEAATVIVTTSSEGAPLPPEAWAEGGAPERVAARPEAQPPREVAPSHMPGMELEDGPRYLYGVVRAVGDLDFGPIGLGVPPADVHAVREGDLAALVSIAPALVVDPTRAHLLVHQRVTEAVLREHTLLPVAFGTVLRSEAQVRELLRTAHGALSDTLIALEDKVELGLKVLYHREHLARRLELGDATLGRREDEPEAEHEHRISAAITDRVERDMAALLEGLRPLSFASRNSAPVGDRMLLNAAFLVGRDWVESFEAQLKSLAARWDTYAFRFTGPWAPYSFVDLCLGLEPEPDAAA; encoded by the coding sequence GTGAAGACCCCGGTCGAGGCCGCGACGGTCATCGTGACGACCTCCTCGGAGGGCGCGCCGCTTCCTCCGGAAGCATGGGCGGAGGGTGGCGCACCGGAGCGCGTGGCCGCGCGTCCCGAGGCGCAGCCCCCCAGGGAAGTGGCCCCGAGCCACATGCCCGGGATGGAGCTGGAGGACGGCCCGCGCTACCTCTACGGCGTGGTGCGCGCGGTGGGCGACCTGGACTTCGGGCCCATCGGCCTGGGCGTGCCGCCGGCCGACGTGCACGCGGTGCGCGAGGGGGACCTGGCGGCGCTGGTGTCCATCGCACCGGCGCTGGTGGTGGACCCGACGCGGGCGCACCTGCTCGTGCACCAGCGCGTCACCGAGGCCGTGCTGCGTGAGCACACGCTGCTGCCGGTGGCCTTCGGCACCGTGCTGCGCTCGGAGGCGCAGGTGCGGGAGTTGCTGCGCACCGCGCACGGCGCGCTGTCCGACACGCTCATCGCGCTGGAGGACAAGGTCGAGCTGGGCCTGAAGGTCCTCTACCACCGAGAGCACCTGGCCCGGCGGTTGGAGCTGGGAGACGCCACGCTGGGCCGCCGCGAGGACGAGCCCGAGGCCGAGCACGAGCACCGCATCAGCGCCGCCATCACGGACCGGGTGGAGCGCGACATGGCCGCGCTGCTGGAGGGCCTGCGGCCGCTGTCCTTCGCGTCCCGCAACTCGGCCCCGGTGGGAGACCGGATGCTCCTCAACGCCGCCTTCCTCGTGGGCCGCGACTGGGTGGAGTCCTTCGAGGCGCAGTTGAAGTCCCTGGCGGCCCGCTGGGACACCTACGCCTTCCGCTTCACCGGCCCCTGGGCGCCCTACAGCTTCGTGGA